The DNA sequence GAGGACCTGGGGTTCGCGTAGCGCTCACGACATGACGGAGCAAATCCATTTGCGACTCCAAATCCCTCGCCTCCGGTGGATCAAAGCCATCCACAATCACCGGCAGCGGGCATCTGCGACGAGCGGATGCCGCGCCGCCTCTAGTCACGACGCATTTCTCCATACGTTTCCCCGCACGTTCCACGACTTGATGGTGCGAGGGCGTCTGCTGTTTTCTTACGAAGGATTGCTACAAAGCGAGCTTTGGCCTTAGCGTCCAAAGGCCGATTGTCATGCGCGTCGCCGTGAAGGTTCATGATGGTGCGCTCGACTTCAGGGCAGAACTCGACGTCGGACACTCCGCGGCGAAATGCCTTGTACATAATTAGCGGGATCGATCTTCAGACGCTGCTCGTACCAATGTTGCGGTTCGAAATTATTGCTCGGCTTAGGTTCGCCACGACAGGGTCCTCTCCGCGTGACATGCCACCCGAGGCCGATGAGGAATTGTGTGCAGGTTAGCGACGGTACGGAGGCCCCACCGCCGAAGGCACCGACCGGAGTTCCTTCCCAGGTGTGGGCGGAATATCTCTGCGCGCTTCTGCTATGATCGCTGCCGATAAGGCTGGTTGAAGAGGCAAGGATACAAACTAGAGTCGGGCGATGTTTGGCGGGCGCACGCCATTTTCGGACTATGGTAGCCTGTTTCCGATGACGATTCGGCGTCTGGTCTGTCTGGTTGGCATCTTGCTGCTCAACGGCGTAGTCGCGTGGTCCGCGACAATCTACTCGAACTTTGGCATCCCTGATCCTGACGGATCGGGTGGTGGATATTCGTTGGGGGTTGGTCACCCTCCAGGTCCATTCGGGGGATTTTACGGAGTCGCCGTGCCGTTCGTGCCGTCTACTACTTTCGTTCTGGATTCTATCCGCCTTCCCATGACCGCCTACACGAGCGCCCCGAACAATCAATTCACAGTAGAACTTCGTGACGGAGCGACCACGCCGGGTGCGGTCCTTGAGAGCTATTCGGTCACGCTCGCTGGCTTCTCGTTGGTGGACCTCACCTCCAGCCTGCATCCCGTTCTGAATGCGGGCACGGGTTACTGGGTTGCGGTCATTACGCCGAGCGCTGGTGGAGCGTGGGGGTGGGGTGGCGTCGACCGCCCTATTGGAACAGTGGATGTGATCGGGATCGAGGGTGGGGCTTGGAGTCCATTTATTGTGCCGCCCGTGTATGTTCCGGGTCTTGAGGTAAGCGGAACGGCTGTGCCCGAGCCAGCGACTTCCGGCGCCTTTTTTGCCCTGGTCGTCATCCTGTTCCTCAACCGTCGTGCGGCTCGAAACGATCCTGCATGATCGGATCGCATCAACGCCCAGGCTAAGTTGTCGTCTGGCGCCCTAGTCGCGGACATGCCCGGGTCGCCGCTCCGACTGGATCGTCGGAAGTTACCCCAAATTGGAGAGGGGAAGTCGGACAGCGTCTACCCATTCGTCTCCATCGCGGTCGCGAAGACAACTGGCGATGGGATGGACGGCATCTGCCTTGGGTCAGCAGTCCGTTGCCATGGACCGAATTCCGATGGAAGGGACTCCACGGCCGCCGGAGAAGGCCGATCCTGCGAGAAGAAACGGAAGTGGCGGTCGTCAACGCTTGCCGGTTCGGCATGCCATTGCGGCACGATAGCCGATGGCCCGAGTCGCAGCTTCAACCGAAAAGCAGGCATTCTCGAAGTACGGACCCCGGCCAAAACAACCAATCTCCCGTGATTTCTTCCACATACGGAAATTCCCTTGGGAGCCGGTGTCATCATCTTGACTGGGTGGGGATGCACGCACACCCGCCTTGGCGCATCGCGCGGCTCCGGCCCCCGATCCGCCGTGGTTCTTTGACATTTACATCTTCTATGCTCGGCTCTCTCCGTCCTTGCCCGTTCTCGCATATTCGGCCAGGCGGACTTCGGCCTTTCGGCCGATGCCCGCGCTGGCCAGGATCGGGAAAAGGTGAAATTACAAAGCGAACCGAAATGTTCTTTCCAATCAACAAAAGGGACACTTCGCCCGAACCCAGCCCGAACCCGGCAGATCCCAAGGGGACGCGAGCTTCGCCAAGTCTTGTCTCTCACGGCCACTCCCAAAGTAACTACGGGTGAGGGATCAAAGCCATTCACAACGGCAAATCCCTCGGCCATGACGGATCAAAGCCATTTGCGAATCCAAATCCCTCGCCTCCGGTGGATCAAAGCCATCCACAACCGCTGGAGGCGGCCACCTGCGGCAAGCGGATGCCGCGTCCCCTCCTGTCGACACGTGTTTGGTGTATTTCCCCTTGCGCTTCTACAGGAAATTGTTTAGTCTGTCCCTGTAGAAGAGCCAGGGGAGTCCGAATGGAGCGAGAACGCCTTGGTCTGTCTCAAGGCACCCCGCATTTTTTGATCGTCATCACCATATACGCTGGCGCCGGGGCGGGAGATGGACCGCTTGGGGTGTGTCGGACAAGAGCCACCGCGCCAAGCATTGCGAGTTGACGCGCACCGGTCGCAAGCAGCTCGAGAACGAGTCCGCGACTTGGCGAAAGCTGACGTTCGCCGTGGGTCAAGTTTTGGACATGAGTTGAGAAAGGAGCCTCATGCTCGCCGATGTCTGGTATCGCTTACGGGCCCTATTCCGGCGGACTTCGCTGGAAGAGGAGCTGAATGACGAACTTCGATTCCACCTTGAGCGTAGCGTGGAGAAACTGAAGCGAGCGGGGCTGGGCGAAGAGGAGGCCTTGCGGCGCGCCCGCCTGGAGCTCGGCGGGTTGGAACAGGTCAAGGAGGAGTGCCGCGACGCACGCGGCGTCGCTCTGGTGGAGACACTACTTCACGACTTCGGCTTCGCCCTGAGAGTGCTTCGCAAGAGTCCCGGGTTTACGCTGTCCGTCACGCTCACACTCGCCTTGGGTATTGGTGCGAATACGGCGATTTTCAGTCTGATGGACGCCGTGATGTGGCGGATGCTGCCTGTGGAGCGTCCGCAAGAGCTGCTATTGCTGACGCATGGTCAGGGCGCGGCT is a window from the uncultured Paludibaculum sp. genome containing:
- a CDS encoding PEP-CTERM sorting domain-containing protein (PEP-CTERM proteins occur, often in large numbers, in the proteomes of bacteria that also encode an exosortase, a predicted intramembrane cysteine proteinase. The presence of a PEP-CTERM domain at a protein's C-terminus predicts cleavage within the sorting domain, followed by covalent anchoring to some some component of the (usually Gram-negative) cell surface. Many PEP-CTERM proteins exhibit an unusual sequence composition that includes large numbers of potential glycosylation sites. Expression of one such protein has been shown restore the ability of a bacterium to form floc, a type of biofilm.), whose product is MTAYTSAPNNQFTVELRDGATTPGAVLESYSVTLAGFSLVDLTSSLHPVLNAGTGYWVAVITPSAGGAWGWGGVDRPIGTVDVIGIEGGAWSPFIVPPVYVPGLEVSGTAVPEPATSGAFFALVVILFLNRRAARNDPA